The sequence below is a genomic window from Halostella salina.
CTCCTCGTCGACGACGCAGGGGGTCGACAGCCAGTTGTCGGCGTCGAGGAACTCCACGCGCACCTCGTCGCGCCCGGTCCGGTCGGCTAGCTCCCGGGCGACCGCCTCCGTGGCCGCCCAGTCGACCGTCCCGCGGACCAGGTCGCGCACCTCCATGTCGGTTCGAAGACGACCCACGCTGATAAATCTCTCCGCGGCAGTCGGCTCGCTGTCCCGGCGTATCTCCCATGGTTTTATCTCCGGGTTCGGCAAGTGTTGCGTATGGAGTTCGACCTGCCCGACGAGCACCGGATGATCCGGGACAGCGTCCGGGACTTCTGCGAGTCGGAGATCGCCCCGATCGCACAGGAGATCGAGGACGAGCACAGGTTCCCCGCCGAGGTGTTCGACCAGCTCGCCGAGCTGGACATGATGGGCGTCCCCGTCGCCGAGGAGTACGGTGGTCTGGGTGGCGACCAGCTGATGTACTCGCTGGTCACCGAGGAACTGGGCCGGGTGTCCGGCTCGGTCGGCCTCTCCTACGCGGCCCACGTCAGCCTCGCCACCAAGCCGATCGAGCTGTTCGGCACCGAGGCACAGAAGGAGCGCTGGCTCCGGCCGCTCGCCGAGGGCGAGTACGTCGGCGGCTGGGCGCTGACGGAGCCGGACAGCGGGAGCGACGCCAGCGACATGGACACGATGGCCCGGAAGGAGGGCGACGAGTGGGTCATCAACGGCACCAAGCAGTTCATCACGAACGCGAGCGAGGCCGGGAGCGTCCTCGTCAAGGCCGTCACCGATCCCGACGCCGGCTACGACGGCATCTCGACGTTCATCGTCGACCCCCGGAACGACGACGGGTTCGAGGTGACGACGGTGTGGGACAAGATGGGGCTGAACGCCTCACCGACCTGCGAGATCCAACTGGACGACGTCCGGGTCCCCGAAGACCGCCTGCTCGGCGAGGAAGGCGACGGCTGGGACCAGACGAAGAAGACGCTCGACGGGGGCCGCATCTCCATCGCGGCGCTCTCCGTCGGCCTCGCGCAGGGAGCCTACGAGGCCGCAAAGGAGTACTCGACGGAGCGCGAGCAGTTCGGCCAGCCCATCTCGAAGTTCGACGCCGTCCGCGACAAGGTCGTCGAGATGGAGCGCAAGACCGAGCGCGCCCGCCTGCTCACCCGCAAGGCCGCCTGCCGGTACGACCGCGGCGAGTCGGTGACGAAGGAGAGCGCGCTCGCCAAGCTAGACGCCAGCGAGGCCGCCCGCGAGGTCGCAGAGGAGGCAGTACAGACGCTCGGCGGCTACGGCTACACGACGGACTTCGCCCCCCAGCGGTTCTACCGCGACGCGAAGCTGATGGAGATCGGCGAGGGAACCAGCGAGATCCAGCATCTCGTCATCGGCCGCGAACTCGGCCTGTAGTCGGGTCGGCCGCGCGCCGCTACCGTCCTACCGCCGCGCGAAGGCGACGGCACAGACATGTTCGACCAGCAGCGCCGCCGCCAGCGCACCGACGCCGGCGACCGCGGGTTCGATCGCGCTCAGCCCGAGTTCGGCCAGGAACGGCGCGACCAGGTCGCTCCACCGGGCGGAGCACAGCCACAGCGTCGCGCCGCCGGCCTGGACGACGCTGAACCCGAGCGTCCGCAGGTCGGCCACGTTCGACGGGAGCGCGCGGCCGCGGAACGCGCTGTCCGCGACGGTGTGCTGGGACACCAGCAGGACGGCGAGCAGGACGCCGGCACCGAGCAGGCCGGCGAGGCTCCCGACCCACGCCACGGCGGCGAGCCACGCCACCCACAGCGCCGTTCCCGACGCGCTGACCGCCGCGTCGGTCAGGCCGAGCGACGCGCCGTCGATCCCGTTGACCGCCAGGTCCAGCAGGTAGTGGGTCAGCAGGAGGCCGAGCGCGAGGACGGCGACGCCCGCGACCGCGGCCCGCGAGAACAGCGCCGCGTCCTCGACGAACGCCAGCCAGACGACGAGCGCGAGCGTCTCGACCCCCGTGGCGGTTGCGACGAGACCGTACCTGCCGATCGTCGCGGCGAGCAGCCGCGTCCGCGTCCGCTGGACGTACCGGCGGGTCGCCATGTCGGCGTTGGTGTCGGTGGGGCACTTTGTTATCATCCCGTTACCGCCAGAATCGGCCTGTATCGACCGGTAATCGCGCCTTTCGCGGTGGGTGTGCACGACGGTACTGAACGCGTTGCGGCCATTGTCGGACCGACACGACACTAACGGCCAAGAGTCATCCGGGTTGGTTTCGGCCGATTTGGTTACAACCGGATTGGTTACCGAAACGGTGACCACACCGGTTGCTGTACCAGCCAGCGATCCACCGAGAACGTCACTATTCGGACATGGTTACACGGCCGCGC
It includes:
- a CDS encoding acyl-CoA dehydrogenase family protein, which translates into the protein MEFDLPDEHRMIRDSVRDFCESEIAPIAQEIEDEHRFPAEVFDQLAELDMMGVPVAEEYGGLGGDQLMYSLVTEELGRVSGSVGLSYAAHVSLATKPIELFGTEAQKERWLRPLAEGEYVGGWALTEPDSGSDASDMDTMARKEGDEWVINGTKQFITNASEAGSVLVKAVTDPDAGYDGISTFIVDPRNDDGFEVTTVWDKMGLNASPTCEIQLDDVRVPEDRLLGEEGDGWDQTKKTLDGGRISIAALSVGLAQGAYEAAKEYSTEREQFGQPISKFDAVRDKVVEMERKTERARLLTRKAACRYDRGESVTKESALAKLDASEAAREVAEEAVQTLGGYGYTTDFAPQRFYRDAKLMEIGEGTSEIQHLVIGRELGL